DNA from Arthrobacter sp. FW305-BF8:
GCTGGCCGGACTTCCCGGCGTCGTCCTTGCGGAGGCGTCAAGCCTCCGGCTGAACCAGATTTTCTACAACTTCCGCAAGCCCTCCAGCCACCCGCTGTCCGATGTCCGTGTCCGTGAGGCACTCAGCTGGGCGGTGGACGGCGAGGCCCTGGTCAAGGACGTCCTGGTCGATTCGGTCAGCGAGGCCGAAGGTGTGGTTCCGTCCAGCCTCACCGGCTTCTCCAAGACCGGCAACTACACCTACGATCCGGAGAAGGCCAAGGCCACGCTGAAGAGCCTCGGCGTCACGGACCTGAACCTGAAGATCATCTGGGAAACCGGCGAGTTCGCCTCCGACACCTCCGTGATGGAAGCCCTCGTGGAGATGTTCGGCAACATCGGGGTGAAGACCCAGCTGCAGCAGTTCGAGCCCGGCGGCAACATCCTGGCCTGGCGCCAGGGCAAGCAGGGTGACTGGGACCTGCTGGGCAACGGCTTCAGCAGCCCCACGGGCTTGGCCATCACCATGATGCAGGGCATGTACGCCGGAACCGCGGAAAAGGAAAAGACCCGCGACACCTACCAGGGCTACGTGGTCCCGGACGTTCAGGCCAAGATCCAGGCCGCATCCTCCGAGGTGGACCCGGTGCGCCGCGAGCAGCTGCTCGCCACTGCGCAGAAGGCCATTTGGGACACCTGGCCCTGCGCCTGGGCATTCGTTCCCAAGTCCGTGCTGGCCCACCAGAAGCGCGTGGCAGATCTGTCGCTGGCTCCCACCAACTCCTACCCCCTTGTTGACGTCCGGTTGGAGGCCTGAGTCATGACCAAGTACATCCTCAAACGGCTGGGCCAAGGCCTGCTGACCGTGTTCCTGACGGTTTCCACGGTCTTCATCCTGATCCGCCTGGCCCCCGGTGATCCGGCCGTGTCCTACGCCGGACCGCTGGCCACCACCGAACAGCTGGCCAAGGTCCGCGAACAGTTCGGCTTGGACCGTCCCGTGCTGGAGCAGTACTGGATCTTCCTGCAGCAGCTGTTCACCGGCAACCTCGGCACCTCCTACTCCTTCCAGGCGCCGGCCATGCAGGTGGTGGCGGAGCGGATGCCGTACACGCTGACGCTGGCCACCGCGGCAATCCTCCTGACCGCCGTGATCGCCATTCCGCTGGGCGTGTGGATGGCCCGCCGCCCGGACACCAACCGGGAACTCGGCGTCAACGTCCTCACCATCGCCGGGCAGTCCATGCCGGACTTCTGGACCGGCATCATGCTCCTCACCGGGTTCGCCGTCCTGATCCCGCTGTTCCCGGCCTCCGGCTTCGCCACCTGGGGCGGGCTGGTCCTGCCCACCGTCACTATCGCCATCCTGCAGATCGCGCTGATTTCCCGGATGGTGCGGCGGGAGATGACGTCCAACTTCGCCGCCCCTTACCTGACCGTGGCGCGGTCAAGGGGAGTGGGCAGTCCGGCGCTGACCTGGCGCTATGCCATGGGCAACTCCGCCATCCCGGTCTTCACCGCCCTGGGCACCCGCTTCGCCGCCATGCTCAACGGCGTGGTGGTGGTGGAAGT
Protein-coding regions in this window:
- a CDS encoding ABC transporter substrate-binding protein codes for the protein MTVLPQGSEISRRRLLQFGAAAGFLLGTGSMAGCAGPTGLPGPSTLTLALNRSLVSLDNKLNQFDAAVTVQRAVRQGLTAIGPETKPVLVLADRFEMTSPTAWTVRLREGVRYSDGTPVAIEDIATALKMYQQVQGSFVAGFFPEFPTVVPVDDRTFRMESKNPIPILDSLMSMILISPAAKNKPEELQEGVGTGPYVVTKFNRGAGTYSLKRNENYWGPAPKVDNVEVRFLPEESSRVIALRSGEVDVIDSITPDSREQLAGLPGVVLAEASSLRLNQIFYNFRKPSSHPLSDVRVREALSWAVDGEALVKDVLVDSVSEAEGVVPSSLTGFSKTGNYTYDPEKAKATLKSLGVTDLNLKIIWETGEFASDTSVMEALVEMFGNIGVKTQLQQFEPGGNILAWRQGKQGDWDLLGNGFSSPTGLAITMMQGMYAGTAEKEKTRDTYQGYVVPDVQAKIQAASSEVDPVRREQLLATAQKAIWDTWPCAWAFVPKSVLAHQKRVADLSLAPTNSYPLVDVRLEA
- a CDS encoding ABC transporter permease, with the protein product MTKYILKRLGQGLLTVFLTVSTVFILIRLAPGDPAVSYAGPLATTEQLAKVREQFGLDRPVLEQYWIFLQQLFTGNLGTSYSFQAPAMQVVAERMPYTLTLATAAILLTAVIAIPLGVWMARRPDTNRELGVNVLTIAGQSMPDFWTGIMLLTGFAVLIPLFPASGFATWGGLVLPTVTIAILQIALISRMVRREMTSNFAAPYLTVARSRGVGSPALTWRYAMGNSAIPVFTALGTRFAAMLNGVVVVEVVFAWPGVGSLIVRALETRDYPLIQATVLLTSLLAVAVQLVIDLAYPLLDPRVRLGKAAAA